TGAGTACTTTGCGGGCTGCCATGGTGTTTCCTCGCTTCGTTGCGGGGCCCGGCGGGAGTGCCCGGGGCCTGTTGGATCGTCTGGAAACAGTGTGCGCCCCGATGCGTGATCCGCGTTACAGTGATTCCGTTGAACGGAATTTAGGTCTGAACCCGCAGCTCTGCAGGGCTCTGCGATTCAGCGAGACGACGGCCGATGCCGCGGGCGGCTGTCTGCAGGGCCGGGACCAGCGCCTGCAGGCGCATCTCACGCAAGGGAACCACGACGCCGATCGCAGCCACCGTCCGCTTCCTCCGGTCCATCACCGGAACGGCAATGCCCCAGGTGTCCGGGTCCACCACACCGGCCAGCTGGGCGTACCCCTGGTGTGCAGCTTGGCCTAACTGGATGCGCAGTTCTTCCACCGTCAACCTGCCGGCAGGATCCGTGAAACCCGCAAGGTAGTCCGCCTGGACCGCGTGCGGCTGGTTGGCCATCAGGACCAGCCCGGCCGAGGACACGTGCACGGGCATGCGGCCGGCGACCTGCGCCCGGTTCGCCACCGAGCCGCGCCGGGAAAGCCGCTCGACGAAAAGGGCTTCCCAGCCGTCCAGCACCGCAAGGTTCACGTTCTGATTGAGCACCTGCTGAATGTCCTCCATGAACGGCATGGCGGCCTGGCGCAGTTCCAGTGTGGGCGAATTGCGGTTAACGAGCTCCCAGAGCCGGAGCCCCAGTTGCACCGAACCGCCGGCACCGACGTCCAGCAGGCCGTGTCCGGCCAGTTGGCGCACCAGCCGGTGGGCCGTGGTGAGCGGCAGCCCCGCCCGCCCGGCGAGTTCCGAAAGCGGAAGCACGTTCACACCCTCCGGAAAAGCGGCAATGACGCGGACCACGCGGTCCACCACAGAGTCCCCGGAAACCGAGTTGGCCATACTTCCCCTTCCATTGAATGGTTCGAAGTGTCCCACATAACACTGCCCAGTGGTACAAATCTCAGGGTGGGGAACCTTTGATCCCGGCTTGTTTCGCACGGAAACAGAGCGCACCAATCAACTTTTTGAGGTAGCAATGTCAACGACGTCGTTGGAAAACAAATCACGCTGGCCCGTCTGGCTCTGCTGGCTGGCCATGGTCCTGGACGGCTTTGACCTGGTAGTGCTTGGCACCGTCATCCCCACGCTCATCAAGACCCACGACCTTGGCTTCGACGCCGTGGGCGCCACCTTTGCTGCGACTATCTCCCTGGTGGGCGTGGGCCTCGGAGCGCTGTTCATTGCACCGCTTTCCGACCGATTCGGCCGACGGAACCTGCTGGTTGCCTGCGTTACGTGGTTCTCCATCTTCACCATTGCCGTGGTCTTTGCCCCCAACGTGGCAGTCTTCAGCGCCTTCAGGCTGCTGGCGGGCCTGGGGCTGGGCGCCTGCCTTCCCGCTGCTTTGGCCTACATGAACGATTACGCCCCCGCGGGATCCGCCGGCAAGTCCACCACCCGGACCATGACGGGCTACCACGCAGGCGCAGTGGCCACCGCCTTCCTGGCGCTCATGGTCATCCCTGACTGGCGCATCATGTTCGTAGTTGGCGGCCTTGCGGGCTTCGTGCTGGTCCCGTTCCTGTGGTTCAAGCTGCCGGAAACGCTGCCCGCCGTCATCTCCCTTCCGGCGCCCGGCAAGGCCGCGGCAAGAGAACCCGCTCCTGCGGTGGAAGACCGTGCCAGCTTCAAGGACCTCGGGCGGAAACCGTACCCGCTCGTGGCCGCCGGTGTGGCCGTGGCCTCGTTCATGGGCCTGCTGCTGGTGTACGGACTGAATACCTGGCTGCCGCAGCTCATGTCGTCCGCCGGCTACACGCTCAGCGCCGGGCTCTCCCTCCTGCTGGTCCTGAACGTGGGCGCCGTGGCGGGCCTGGTAGTGGCCGGTATCCTGGCGGACAAGCACGGAACCAAGAAGATCGTGCTTCTCTGGTTCGGGCTCTCCGCCGTGTTCCTGGCAGTACTTAGCGTGAAAATCCAGAACGAGCTGTTCCTGAACGCGGCCGTCTTCGTCACCGGGGTCTTCGTCTTCAGCTCACAGGTGCTGGTGTATGCCTGGGTGAGCCAGCTGTTCCCGCCGCGGCTGCGCGGCACCGCGCTGGGCTTCGCCGCAGGCGTCGGACGCCTGGGGGCCATCCTCGGTCCGGCCGTGACAGGCACCCTTGTGGCCGCCGGAATCGCTTACCCCTGGGGCTTCTATGTCTTTGCCGCCGCGGCCGTTCTCGCCGTTGCAGCCCTCGCCCTGGTCCCGCAGGCGGTCACCGCGGCGGCGGGCAAGCGGACCGCCGTCGGGCCTTCCTAAATCCCCGCACCGCGGCGGGTTATCAAGCATGCCTGACGAGTGTAGCCTAGGCAGGAAGTAAGCCTACTTATTTCCTCGAGGTGAGCTCATGGTTGACCGTATTGCCGACATCTGGGGCGCCCGCACACCTTACGCCCAGGGAGGACGATGGCCCGACCGCGTCGACATGGTGCTGCAGGCGGACATCGAGGCAGGCGAGGTCGATGAATGGGTGCAGTCCGCCTGCGTTCTCTGCAGCAACGGCTGCGGATGCGACATCGCCGTCAAGGACGGCCGGATGGTGGGCATCCGGGGACGGGCCACAGACCGGGTCAACCATGGCCGGCTTGGGCCCAAGGGCCTGTTTGGCAGCTGGCAGGGAATGCAGCACCAGGACCGCCTGACCCGGCCGCTGATCCGCGAGAATGGCCGCTTGGTTGACACGGACTGGGACACGGCCATGGAACGCATCGTGGCCCGAAGTAAGGAGCTGCTTGCCTCGAAAGGTCCGTTGAGCCATGGGTTCTACACCAGCGGACAGTTGTTCCTGGAGGAATACTACGCACTGGGCATCATCGGCAAAGCCGGAATCGGCACGCCGCACATGGACGGCAACACACGACTGTGCACCGCCACTGCGGCCGCATCGCTGAAGGAAAGCTTCGGCGCGGACGGACAGCCCGGCAGCTATGCGGACATCGACGAATGCGATGCCGTGTTCCTCTACGGACACAACATGGCAGAGACCCAGACTGTCCTCTGGAGCCGTCTCCTGGACCGCTTGTCCGGGCCAAACCCGCCGCGGCTTGTCTGTGTGGATCCCCGCGAAACGGAGGTTGCCAGGGCGGCGGAGGTCCATCTGCCCGTCAGGCCGGGCACCAACCTGGCACTCATGAACGGCCTGATCCGCGAACTGTTCGTCAACGGCTGGATTGACCAGGACTACATCGACGCGCACACCCTCAACGTCGGTCAGCTGCGCGGCGTGGTGGACAAGTGGACGCCCGAACGGGTGGCCGAAGTCTGCGGCGTGGAAGCCTCGGACGTCCGCAGGGCCGCGGCAATCTTTGGTGCCAGTGAACGGGTCCTGTCCACGGTCCTGCAGGGGTTCTACCAGTCCGCCCACGCCACAGCCTCCGCCTGCCAGGTCAACAACCTTCACCTGCTCCGCGGCCAGCTGGGCAGGCCGGGGTGCGGAATCCTGCAAATGAACGGCCAGCCAACTGCGCAGAACAACCGGGAATGCGGGGCCGACGGCGACCTCCCGGGCTTCCGGAACTGGGAGAATCCGGAACATGTGAAGGAACTCGCGCGCATCTGGAACATCGATCCGTCCGTCATCCCGGACTGGTCGCCACCTACCCACGCGATGCAGATCTTCCGCTACGCGGAGCAGGGATCCGTCGGCTTCCTCTGGATATCGGCCACCAACCCGGCCGTCTCAATGCCCCAGCTCGCCAGGATCCGTGACATATTGCGCAAGGAGAGCCTGTTCCTCGTGGTGCAGGACATCTACCTCTCCGAAACTGCGCAATATGCCGACGTCGTTCTTCCGTGCGCGGGCTGGGGAGAGAAGACCGGAACCTTCACGAATGTGGACCGCACGGTCCACCTTTCGGAGAAGGCGGTTGACCCGCCCGGCGAAGCACGCAGCGACCTGGACGTCTTCCTGGACTACGCCCGCCGCATGGATTTCAGGGACAAGGACGGCGGGCCCCTGCTGGACTGGACCGGCCCCCAAGACGGTTTTGAGGCATGGAAGGAATGCACACGCGGCCGCCCCTGCGACTACACCGGCCTGAGCTACGAGCTGCTCCGCGGCGCCAGCGGCGTCCAATGGCCATACAATGACGAACACCGGGAAGGCACCGAACGGCTGTACACCGACGGGCACTTTCCCACCGATCCGGCCTACTGCGAATCATTCGGACACGACCTGCTCACAGGCGCCACCGTAGGTTCCACGACTTACAAAGCGAGCGTCCAGTCAGGGAAGGCCTGGTTCAAGGCACTTGACTACACACCCCCGCACGAAGAACCTGATGAGGACTACCCGTTCCGGTACACCACCGGCCGTACGGTCTACCACTTCCACACCAGGACAAAAACCGGACGCAGCAAGCCGTTGAACGACGCCGCTCCCGCGCCGTGGTTGGAGATGTCCCGGGAGGACGCCGGAAAGCTCGGGGTGGCGGAGGGCGACATGGTCCGTGTGGCGTCGCGCCGGGGCACGCTGGAACTGCCGGTGCGGGTGGCGGATATCAGGCCTGGGTGCGTTTTCGCCCCGTTCCATTACGGTTATTGGGATACCGCCGGCCCCGACGAGGGCGGCCGGCCACGGGCAGCCAATGAACTGACGCTAACGGAGTGGGATCCAGTGTCCAAACAGCCCGTCTTCAAGAACGCGGCCGTGCGGCTTGAAAAGATCCCCGGGCAGGGGCCGGCATGAAACTTCCCGTCTACCTCGGCCTGCTGCAGGAAGCTGAAGCCACCTTGGCGAGCTCTTTTCGAGTGGTGGCGCACGGGCACGGCGAGGAGCCCGATGTGCGCTTCCTGCTCGAAACACTCGCCAAGCAGTGCGACGCCCACCGCGAGGCGCTGAGTCCCGTGATTGAACGCTACGGGGAGGAAACCGAAGGCGAGGAGGAACACCGGCTGACAGCTAACGGAATCCGGGAAGTCCGTTCCGGGCCCCTGGCCCTGCTCCTGGACCTGCAGGACCTGTACGTGCTGGTCAACCACATCGATGTCACCTGGATGATGGTGGCGCAGGCGGCGAAGGGTGACCGCGACGAACAGCTTCTGGACGTCGTGTCGCAGTGCGAAGGGGACACCGAGCTCCAGCTCCGGTGGCTGCGGACGCGCATGAAACAGGCCGCACCCCAGGCCCTGCTTGTTGCCGAATAGAACACCTACGCCGAGAGGGGCCGGGCGCCGCTCCGGGCCCGCATCCGCCGCCACACGGCGGGGGCAACCACTACGGCAATGCCGACGGCGGCGCCGATGACTGTCTCCACGATCCTGTCCCGCAACAGCACCTGGGGGGCAGCGGGCGCAGCCAGCAACGTGGCGCTGAGAGCCAGCGGCGTAACGAAGATCTGCGCCAGGACGTACTGGCGTGCAATGAACATCTCGGCGCCGAACTGGCACGCGGCGATCACCAGCACCATCTGCCAGGGCGCAGGATTCAGCAGCAGCACACCCGCCAGCACGATCAGGCCCAGCACGGTGCCGATGATTCTCTGGATGCCCCTGGCCACCCGGTGGCGGGTGGTGCGGCCCACCAGCGGCACAACGGCAGCCACCATGGCCCAGTAGTTGTGGCCGAAGCCCAGCCGCTGGCCCACAAGGGTGGACAGTGTGCCCGCCAGGCCAGCTGCCACGATGTAGCCCACGGCCTCGAGCCAGGCGGCGCGCTTTTCATCGGGCGTCAGCCGGGCAGGTTCGGGCATGGACCACGGCGTCCGCCGGCTCCGCACGAGGCGGGAGGAAATGCCGACCAGCAGGCAGAACACGGTGGTGAGGATGGCGACAAGCATGCATTGCCAGAGCGGCGGCTGGCTGGGAATCGACGCGACGGCAGCGAAGGCAAAGATATGGAACAACGAGCCCGCCGGCCGGTGCCGCCACAAGGCGATCACCAGCGAACACGCCCCGGCCACCACGGTGGTGGCCGCCACCTGCGCCCAGGTGCTCGCGGCGTCCGACAGCCCCAGGGCCTGGCCGGCGCGGGCGGACAGGGTTGCCAGCAATATGACGAGCAGCATGAGCGAGCCGGCGCGCACCTGGATGAAGAGCCGCTTCCGGTGCATCTCCCCGCGGCCGTAGATTCCGGTGAAGGCGCCAAAAGAGGCAAAGATTGCCAGGTCGCTGCGGCCTATCAGGACAAGGATGATCAGCGGAACAAAGACACCAACTGCGCACCGGATCGCGACCTGATGGTCCTTATTGCCGGGGGCAATCGTGAACATCTCGGCGAACAGCTTCACGGGGGTCACGCCTTTCCATACGGTGCCAGTCTGATGGCGGCAGCGTCGGCGTCCACCCCAAATCCTACGGCCTCGGGCGCGGTAACGACGGCGGCGCGAAGGCGCGGACTGGTATTGTCAATCGGTTAAATCACCGACTGAATCGAATACCGGAGGACCCCATGCTCAAAGGATTCAAGGATTTCATCCTTCGTGGCAACGTGATCGAACTGTCCATCGCCGTCGTCGTCGGCACGGCTTTCACGGCGCTGGTGGCCGCGTTCACCACGAACATCGTCAACCCGATCATCGCAGCGGCCGGCGGCGTCCAGACGGAAGGGCTGGGCTTCCACATCTGGCCCGGAAATGACAAG
Above is a window of Arthrobacter sp. FB24 DNA encoding:
- a CDS encoding FUSC family protein, with the protein product MKLFAEMFTIAPGNKDHQVAIRCAVGVFVPLIILVLIGRSDLAIFASFGAFTGIYGRGEMHRKRLFIQVRAGSLMLLVILLATLSARAGQALGLSDAASTWAQVAATTVVAGACSLVIALWRHRPAGSLFHIFAFAAVASIPSQPPLWQCMLVAILTTVFCLLVGISSRLVRSRRTPWSMPEPARLTPDEKRAAWLEAVGYIVAAGLAGTLSTLVGQRLGFGHNYWAMVAAVVPLVGRTTRHRVARGIQRIIGTVLGLIVLAGVLLLNPAPWQMVLVIAACQFGAEMFIARQYVLAQIFVTPLALSATLLAAPAAPQVLLRDRIVETVIGAAVGIAVVVAPAVWRRMRARSGARPLSA
- a CDS encoding MFS transporter, with protein sequence MSTTSLENKSRWPVWLCWLAMVLDGFDLVVLGTVIPTLIKTHDLGFDAVGATFAATISLVGVGLGALFIAPLSDRFGRRNLLVACVTWFSIFTIAVVFAPNVAVFSAFRLLAGLGLGACLPAALAYMNDYAPAGSAGKSTTRTMTGYHAGAVATAFLALMVIPDWRIMFVVGGLAGFVLVPFLWFKLPETLPAVISLPAPGKAAAREPAPAVEDRASFKDLGRKPYPLVAAGVAVASFMGLLLVYGLNTWLPQLMSSAGYTLSAGLSLLLVLNVGAVAGLVVAGILADKHGTKKIVLLWFGLSAVFLAVLSVKIQNELFLNAAVFVTGVFVFSSQVLVYAWVSQLFPPRLRGTALGFAAGVGRLGAILGPAVTGTLVAAGIAYPWGFYVFAAAAVLAVAALALVPQAVTAAAGKRTAVGPS
- a CDS encoding molybdopterin oxidoreductase family protein, with product MVDRIADIWGARTPYAQGGRWPDRVDMVLQADIEAGEVDEWVQSACVLCSNGCGCDIAVKDGRMVGIRGRATDRVNHGRLGPKGLFGSWQGMQHQDRLTRPLIRENGRLVDTDWDTAMERIVARSKELLASKGPLSHGFYTSGQLFLEEYYALGIIGKAGIGTPHMDGNTRLCTATAAASLKESFGADGQPGSYADIDECDAVFLYGHNMAETQTVLWSRLLDRLSGPNPPRLVCVDPRETEVARAAEVHLPVRPGTNLALMNGLIRELFVNGWIDQDYIDAHTLNVGQLRGVVDKWTPERVAEVCGVEASDVRRAAAIFGASERVLSTVLQGFYQSAHATASACQVNNLHLLRGQLGRPGCGILQMNGQPTAQNNRECGADGDLPGFRNWENPEHVKELARIWNIDPSVIPDWSPPTHAMQIFRYAEQGSVGFLWISATNPAVSMPQLARIRDILRKESLFLVVQDIYLSETAQYADVVLPCAGWGEKTGTFTNVDRTVHLSEKAVDPPGEARSDLDVFLDYARRMDFRDKDGGPLLDWTGPQDGFEAWKECTRGRPCDYTGLSYELLRGASGVQWPYNDEHREGTERLYTDGHFPTDPAYCESFGHDLLTGATVGSTTYKASVQSGKAWFKALDYTPPHEEPDEDYPFRYTTGRTVYHFHTRTKTGRSKPLNDAAPAPWLEMSREDAGKLGVAEGDMVRVASRRGTLELPVRVADIRPGCVFAPFHYGYWDTAGPDEGGRPRAANELTLTEWDPVSKQPVFKNAAVRLEKIPGQGPA
- a CDS encoding IclR family transcriptional regulator, whose product is MANSVSGDSVVDRVVRVIAAFPEGVNVLPLSELAGRAGLPLTTAHRLVRQLAGHGLLDVGAGGSVQLGLRLWELVNRNSPTLELRQAAMPFMEDIQQVLNQNVNLAVLDGWEALFVERLSRRGSVANRAQVAGRMPVHVSSAGLVLMANQPHAVQADYLAGFTDPAGRLTVEELRIQLGQAAHQGYAQLAGVVDPDTWGIAVPVMDRRKRTVAAIGVVVPLREMRLQALVPALQTAARGIGRRLAESQSPAELRVQT